A stretch of Sulfitobacter sp. THAF37 DNA encodes these proteins:
- the gap gene encoding type I glyceraldehyde-3-phosphate dehydrogenase: MTIKVGINGFGRIGRCTLSHIAASGRDDIEVVKINATGPLETAAHLLKYDSVHGRFPGEISIDDGYMNLGQNDIEVMSTYNLEELDWHGCDVVLECTGNFNDGNKAKAHLDQGAKRVLLSAPGKNVDRTVVYGVNHDTLQKSDRMISNGSCTTNCLAPMAKVMHEAVGIESGLMTTIHSYTGDQPTLDRRHKDLYRARAAAMALIPTSTGAAKALGEVLPALKGKLDGTAIRVPTPNVSAVDLTFQASRDVTVDEINLAAKTAANGSMQRVLGYDPEQKVSIDFNHTEESCVFAPDQTIVVAGRTVRVLGWYDNEWAFSVRMADVAVAMGQLG; this comes from the coding sequence ATGACCATCAAAGTCGGTATCAACGGATTTGGCCGGATTGGCCGCTGTACCCTCAGCCACATCGCCGCAAGCGGTCGTGACGATATCGAGGTGGTCAAGATCAACGCGACCGGCCCGCTGGAAACCGCGGCGCATCTGCTGAAATACGACAGTGTGCATGGCCGGTTCCCCGGCGAGATCAGCATTGACGACGGCTATATGAACCTGGGCCAGAACGACATCGAAGTGATGTCGACCTACAACCTGGAAGAGCTGGACTGGCATGGCTGTGACGTGGTCCTGGAATGCACCGGCAATTTCAACGACGGCAACAAGGCCAAGGCGCACCTGGATCAGGGCGCCAAGCGCGTGCTGCTGTCGGCACCGGGCAAGAACGTGGACCGCACGGTGGTCTACGGCGTCAACCACGACACGCTGCAGAAATCCGACAGGATGATCTCCAACGGGTCCTGCACCACCAACTGCCTGGCCCCCATGGCCAAGGTCATGCACGAGGCCGTCGGCATCGAAAGCGGCCTGATGACCACGATCCACAGCTACACCGGCGACCAGCCCACGCTGGATCGGCGGCACAAGGATCTCTACCGGGCGCGGGCGGCGGCCATGGCGCTGATCCCCACCTCCACAGGTGCGGCGAAAGCCCTTGGCGAAGTCCTGCCGGCGCTCAAAGGCAAGCTGGACGGCACCGCGATCCGGGTGCCGACGCCCAATGTCTCTGCCGTGGACCTGACCTTTCAGGCCAGCCGCGACGTGACGGTCGACGAAATCAACCTCGCCGCCAAGACCGCCGCCAACGGGTCGATGCAGCGCGTTCTCGGCTACGACCCCGAGCAGAAGGTCTCGATCGATTTCAATCACACCGAGGAAAGCTGTGTCTTTGCCCCCGACCAGACCATCGTCGTCGCGGGCCGGACCGTGCGGGTCCTGGGCTGGTACGACAACGAATGGGCCTTCTCGGTCAGGATGGCCGATGTCGCGGTCGCCATGGGTCAACTGGGCTGA